A window of Argopecten irradians isolate NY chromosome 14, Ai_NY, whole genome shotgun sequence contains these coding sequences:
- the LOC138308208 gene encoding arginine and glutamate-rich protein 1-like, whose amino-acid sequence MHLSKKMGRSRSRSRSSSRQRHKGKHKKRRTRSRSGSRTKQKESRSSRHSRNRSRSRDRKRSRHERKRSTSSSSSSDDDLIIRAKRREEEEKKVELERQRLQKQKELEERLIEEEVARRVEELVAKRVEEELERRKDEIEAEVRRRVEEAKRIMEKQMLEELERQREAELEARRNKEDEERKKREALEQIMEENNRKIEEAQKKLAEEQLKLVEEQRRMLEEKQRMEDDDKRRKKREQEVILNKKNARPKVSFSLGK is encoded by the exons ATGCACCTTTCAAAGAAAATGGGTCGTTCTCGTAGTCGTAGCAGATCTTCCAGTAGGCAGAGGCACAAGGGGAAGCATAAAAAGAGGAGGACACGTTCTCGTTCAGGTTCGCGAACCAAGCAAAAGGAATCGAGATCAAGTCGCCACAGTCGGAACCGCTCAAGGTCGAGAGACAGGAAGCGAAGTCGACATGAAAG GAAACGATCCACATCCAGTAGTTCTAGTAGTGACGATGATCTGATAATACGCGCAAAACGACGAGAGGAAGAAGAAAAGAAGGTGGAGCTTGAAAGGCAACGGTTACA GAAACAGAAGGAGTTAGAAGAGAGGCTTATAGAGGAAGAGGTGGCTCGTCGTGTTGAGGAGTTGGTCGCCAAACGAGTAGAGGAGGAACTCGAGAGACGAAAGGATGAGATAGAGGCAGAGGTCCGTCGAAGGGTGGAGGAGGCCAAACGAATAATGGAGAAACAGATGCTAGAGGAACTTGAGCGCCAACGCGAGGCGGAGCTGGAGGCTCGAAGAAACAAGGAG GATgaggaaagaaagaaaagagagGCATTAGAACAAATAATGGAAGAAAACAACCGCAAGATAGAGGAAGCACAGAAAAAACTG GCGGAAGAGCAGTTGAAACTTGTAGAAGAACAGAGACGTATGTTAGAGGAAAAACAAAGAATGGAGGATGATGATAAACGGCGTAAGAAACGCGAACAGGAGGTGATACTCAACAAAAAGAATGCGCGTCCTAAAGTGTCATTCTCTCTGGGAAAGTGA